The Ketobacter alkanivorans genome includes the window GCGCGCTGGCTTTAACCAGTGCGCTGTTGGTGATTGTGTTTACCATCTTTATGATGGCGTCTCGCTATTCCTCACAACTGCAATTAAGGGAGTTGGGCAAGGATCGCACCCACCGATATGTCGAGCAACTGGAGGCCTTGCTGGAGCGCCAGGTGTTGCGGATGCAGTCGATATCCGGGGTGCTGGTTCAGTTCGAAGGGGTTGAGTCAGCTATTCGTGCCGGTCAATCGGATGCGATCATAAAACGCATACAGCCATTTTGGAGCCGTTTGCAGGATGAGAGCTCAATCAACTCTGTCGTGATATTTTCTCCTTCTGACGATGTGCTGTTGTGGCAGGGTGATCCCCGAATTCCTCCTGATATGGTGGAAAAGTTTCGCTCTGATTGGAAAAGCCGCTCGGCGTTGTCTTGTTTTGATACCTGTGAAGTCTATACGGTCGTACCACTGGAGCTGGAAGGATGGGGCAAAGGTATGGTGGTGTTCGGTGCCTATATGGATCAGGTGATTCAGCGCCTGCATGCTTTGTCGAAAGCGGATATTTCGCTTGCGGTGCGACGTAATCAAGGGGCCGTAGACAAGGCCAATAACCTTTCTGGCTGGGGCAGTGACGTTGTCTACGCCACCAACCAATCCGGTTCGTTGGGTATGTTGCAACAGTTGGCGCGTCAGCACAGTCGGGCAGAAGTATTCAACGGTATTCTGGTGCAGCAAAAAAACCGCTTTTTTGAAGTGGTGCTACGCCCGCTGAGAGGTGCAGTGTTTCCCAGGCAAGGGGAGCTATACATTGTTTCAGACGTGACAGCAGAGATGATGCAGCATCAGAACCTGCAGCGAAATGGCTTGGTATTTGGTGTGGTGGGGCTGATCTTTGCAGAGCTGGTGCTGTTGACCACGTTGTGGGGGCCTCTCAATCGCCTACGGGCAATGGCTTCAGTGTTACCGATGCTGGCCACCCAAAAATTCACCCATATTCGGCAAGAACTGACGGCGCTGCATCGCGACATTCCTTTCTCTGATGAAAGTGATGTGCTGAACAGTTCGGCCATGCGGCTATCCCATTTATTGGAAGAGCTGCAGTCTGAATTGCACAGCCGGGCTGAGGAGCTGGAGAAAAAAACGGTGGATCTGGAAGCCGAGAAGCATTTCGTGCAAGGTATTCTGGATACAGCCCACGCCCTGATACTGACTCAGGATCGCACCGGTACCATTGCTATGGTGAATCACCATTGTAGCTGGATCACCGGCTACGATACCGGCGAACTGGTTGGCAAATCGTTCTTCTGGTTGTTGCCGCAAAGTGAACAGTTGCCTGACCTTCAATTCCAGATCAATGAATTGGCTAATGGCTTTCGAAATGAACTGCACCACGAGTCAGCGGTGGTGAGAAAAGACGGCACAACCATGCATATGGCGTGGTATCACTCCCTGTTGCCTAACAGCAAAGAGGGGCATCAGATACTCAGCATCGCTTTGGATATCAGTGAGCGCAAAGAGGCAGAGGAGCGCCTGGGTTGGTTGGCTTCCCATGACACGCTCACCGGGCTGTTTAATAGGCGTCGCTTTGGCGAGGAGCTGCAGAAATCCATATCCCACGCTAAACGTTATGATCGATCCGGGGCCATCCTGTTTTTTGATCTCGACCAGTTCAAAGATGTGAACGACACCAGTGGCCACAAGGTTGGAGATGACCTGCTGCGGAGGGTGTCTGAACGCCTGCGCATAGAAGCGCGTGACTCCGATTTGATTTTTCGTCTGGGCGGTGATGAATTTGCCATGTTGGTGCGTGAGGTGGATATGGAAGGGGCCGCCAAAGTCGCTGCCCGCCTGTGTGATGCACTTAATGGTGTGGAAGTAATGGGCAGTAATCGTGTGCATCGCGTGTCCAGCAGTATCGGTGTGGCACTGTTTCCTGATCATGGGGAATACGTTGATGATCTGGTCGCCAATGCTGATATCGCCATGTATCAGGCCAAAGCATCCGGACGTAACGGTTGGCACATCTACTCGCCAGAAGAGCAGGATCGAGAGCGCACCCATGAGCGTGTTTACTGGAACGAGAAGGTGAAAGAGGCGCTGTCGACAGATAGCCTTAATGTTGCTTTCCAGCCTATTCAAAATATTGCCGAGCAGCGCCTATCTCATTTTGAGGCATTACTGAGGGTGTCCGATGAGGAAGGTAAGCCGCTGCCGACCTTCAAATTCATACAGTCTGCGGAAACTTCAGGGCTAATCCAGGAAGTGGATTTGCGCATTGTAGACAAAGTACTGGAATACAAGCAAAAACTGGAAAGACAAGGGATAGCGGCTGTATTTGCAATAAACCTATCGGGGATTTCATTCAGAAACCCAAATCTGTATGACGAAATATCGCGCAAACTGAAACACTATAACGTGAATACAGAAGAAATTATCTTTGAAATTACCGAAACGTCTGCGGTTGAGGATGCGGTATCCACAGCAGAAAAAATGCGGGATATTAAGAAGCTGGGATGCAAATTCGCATTGGATGATTTTGGTGTCGGGTTCTCATCGCTCTACCACATTAAACAGTTGCCCATTGATTTGGTGAAAATTGACGGCTCATTTATACGGCACTTGGTTACAGAAGCAGAGGATCGTGCCTTAGTTAAGGCTGTTGTCGAAGTGGCCAAGGTGTTTGGGCTTGTGACGGTAGCGGAATTTGTAGAAAATCAGGAAATTCTCGATATTCTGAAGGAATTGGGAGTTGATTATGCTCAGGGATATCATATTAGCAAGCCCGAGCCCTTTGATTCCGTGTGGGGTGATCAATTTCAGTCTGACGAAGAGACAATCAGCTCTGAATGATTGAGCTGACAGGGTGAGTCAGTATATTCTGGCGGCTCTCATAACAACAAAATAACCATACAAGGCAGTATTAGAGCGTGATCAGGGCTCACAAGGAGTTTGGCAAATGCCAGCTGGGGACAGTGTTCGCTATTCTGACAGGATTGCTTTTGTTTCTTGTCACACCGGTTCATGGGGATACCGACGCTCCAAGCCACCCAGTTGCCTCAATTCCTCTTAAAGTTGATGGGTATGATCTTGCCCCATACCTGTTGTTTTGGCATGACAAAAATGGGCGCGCCTCCTTTGAAGAAGCGTTTGATCACTTTAATCGGGGTGGATTCAAGTTGTTGCCAGACGGTGTGCCTAATCTTGGATTCCGCAAGGGCAGCGTATGGTTTTACCTTGGTTTGAATAATCCATATGTATATAAACGGATGTTGCTGCTTGAAGTGGATTATGCCGTGTTGGATCAGGTCGAGATGTATTGTTCCGGCCCGGAGCAGGGCCCCATATACTACCCGTCAGGTGATCATGTTCAGTACGACAGCCGCCCACTAAAAGTCAGAAACTTCGTCTTCCCTCTCCCAATAGAAGCATTTCAGAGTTTGGATTGTTTGATCCGGGTGCGATCAAACACCAATATACTCCTGCCGCTGCGTGCTTACGATAACTTGTCTTATATCGAGCACACCCACGTAATGGAACGGTTTCTGGGTACGATGTACGGAGTGGCTCTGGCATTTCTGTTCTACAACATCATCCAATATGTATTAACCAAAAAGATTGTATTCGCTTATTTTTCTGCGCATGTATTAGGGGGGATGGCGTATATGAGTTTTATGGACGGTACACTGGCACCTTTCTGGATTGCGTTGGAGATGCAGGATGTTGGAACAGTTTTGGCCATTTGTATAGGGGTTGGCTCGGCATTACTGTTTTCGTCCGAGTTTCTTGAATTAAAAGGTTCTCGTACTGCTTACCGCCGGGTAGGGCAAGCGCTGGTTTATGGCACCTTTGGACTGTTTATACTGACATTGTTCGCACCAATGCGCCTGATGCATATTCTTATCTCCGCATACACACTGGCGATATGCAGCTATTTACTGGTGATCGGTGTTCAGCGGTGGTTGGAAGGTTACGCACCAGCGAAGGTCTATTTGTTAGGGTTTGGTATGGTGTTCATCCTGGTGATCTGGATCGTGCTGAATATATTCTTTCTCAAGTCAGACGTGCGCTGGATTACTTATGGCGTGAGCACCGTATGGATGGTTGAGTTAGTTGTGCTTTCGGTGGCGATAAGCATACGGATAAAGAGCATGGAGCTTGAACGCGTTGATATGAGTGAGAAAATGCGCCTCATCAAAGATGAAAGCCATACCAAAACTGAGTTTCTTGCAAAAGTGAGCCATGAAATAAGAACGCCAATGAGCGGTATGCTTGGCCTGATGGAGCTTCTTGATACGACGCCCTTGAATAAAGATCAGCGACGTTATATCAGCGCTATACAGAATGCCGGAAAAGGGTTGCTGGAGGTTATAAATGACATGCTGGATTTTTCTCGCATGGAAGCCGGTAAGATGGAACTGAATTCAGATCTGTTTCAACTGCAGGATTTACTTTCAGATGCATGCTCAATCTACGAGTTTGATGCGCGTCAGAAAGGAATCGAATTGGCATGCATGATCGCGCCAGGCACGCCGCTGAATCTGATTGGCGATAGCGTGCGGATTCGACAAATTTTACTAAACACTCTGTCAAATGCTCTTAAATACACGAAAAAGGGCTTTGTTCACATTAACGTTCATCTCACGGATCAAATCCATAACGATAAATTGGTGCTGCGATTCGAAGTTGAGGATTCGGGGATGGGCATTGCTGCAGAAGATCAAAACAAACTGTTTCAATCATACAGTCAGTTGAATTCTGATAAATTCTCTAGCCGAGTCAGCTCAGGTTTGGGGTTGGTCATTAGCCAGCAATTTGTTCAATTAATGGGAGGCCAAATGGGGGTGAAGAGCGAGCTGGGAGCGGGGGCCTGCTTTTGGTTTGACATTCCGCTTGGTATGCCCGATGCCGTTGAGATAGCAGAGAAATCGATAGTCCTGGAGCTTTTTGATGGTGTAGTGCTTGAACCTGACTTGGGCCTGAATCAGGCTCCTATGAATCGTCAGCAACCAGTGGGCCAGATAAGCAAGGCAAGCCGTGTTCTATTGGTAGAAGACAACGAAATTAATCAGAGTGTATTAATTGAATTTTTGGCTAAGATGGGGATTCAGCCTGAAGTCGCGGATAATGGTCGGGCAGCGGTGGAATTTGTACAGCAGGAGCAGCAATTTGACTTGATTCTAATGGATTGCGAAATGCCGGTTATGGATGGATACGAGGCAGCATCCAGAATTATTCGCTGGCAGAAATCCAGAAACGTGCAGCACACCCCCATCATAGCGTTATCAGCTCATGCATTACAGAAGCATCGAGACATGGCATTGGAGGTGGGGATGGTGGATTATCTAACAAAGCCCATTTCTTATGAGCAGTTGCATGTGAAACTGGCTCGCTATCTTGAGTTAGAGGCAAGTTAGCCTGCGTCAATGGTGATTTGATTGTGTGATAGACTGGGATACTAAATGAAAATATATCGTATGACCGTTAAATTGAGTTGAAAATGAAAGAGCGCATGGTTCCTGCAGCGATCATCCCGGCTATTATGGATCTCGCTATCAAAAATCGTCTCAATATCGAAAGTATTCTGACCCGTGCAGATGTTGGGTTGGCCGTGGAGCGAGATTCTGGCACCTATGTGAGCATCTCTCAGCAGTTGCGCATATTTAACGCAGCCTACGATGTGATGGATAATCCTGCCTTTGGACTGTTGCTTGGCGAATCAATTCAGTACCACAGCCTTGATCTTGTTGGGCAGCTGATTGCTACCAGTCAGAATGTGCAGGAGGCATTGGATGAATTGTTTCAGTTCAAGGATTTGATTACACCATTTACAACGTTTTCACTTGAGATTAAAGGTCAAGATGCGGTTCTGGTTTATTCTGTTGATAGTACAATGGTGCGAGAAAACCTGCCTGTGCATCATGATGTGGTCGCTTCTAGCGTGGTGTCCATTGCCAATGCAATTATTGCCGAAGGTGTACGTCTGAAGCGGGTTTGCTTCATTCATGATAAGCCTGAATATTTGGATCACTATCATCGTATTTTTGGTGATTGTGTAGAATTCGGTAGTGTACGTAATGAGGTGGTGTTCGACAGAGCACAGTTGCAGGAGCCCTTGCTCACTTCCTATCCTGATTATCATGATGGTGTGAAAACTCTGGCCAAAGAAAAGCTCCGTTCGATTGAAAGCAGGGAGTCACTGGCAGCAAAGGTGAATTATTATATTGCTCGTAATATAGGTGTGGCTTCAACCTCGCTCGAGGATGTGGCTTCTCACTTTAATGTGACCCCTCGCACCATGCAGCGTAAATTGAAACAGGAAAATACATCTTTTGTAGCGATAAGGGATGCGTGTCGTCATGATCGCGCATTGCGGGATCTGGCTGATCCGTCGATTGATGTTGATGCCCTTGCTGAACTGTTAGGTTTTTCGGATACATCGAATTTTTATCATGCCTTTAAACGTTGGCAGGGCGTATCGCCTGGAGCCTATCGTAAACAAGCGCTTGCAGAGCGTGGTTTGAACTGAGCTTTTCCAAAAGAAATTCTTTGGCTGCATCCAGGTTATTCTTCGTGGTGGGTGATATGGGGTCGCCGAGACCAAATTGGCTGCCAGCTATTCCCAGTAGGTAGCACGGTGGGGGCGCTTTATTCAATGTGTTCCCGTAAAGATAAAGCAGGCTTTCAGTTGTGACGCTGTGGCTGGTGATCATCAGTTGTTGTCCGACATCTACAGGTTGCCACAGGAACGCTTCCTTTGTTGCCAAATGACAGTCAATAAATATGCCGAGATCAGCTCCATCTAAATCGAAGATGTGTTCTGGTTCGAGTTGAAAGTCAACTACAAGCCTAATACTGATATCCTTATTGGTTAACGAGTCATTGGAAATGATTTGGCCAAGCCACTGATGAATATGCTCACCTGCGGCATCATCACCCCTTGATGGATTGCCAAAACAGAAGATGCTAATCAGCATGGTGAATGCTGCCGTCACTGTTGCGTTGCAGTCGATCGATGGTCGAGCCTGTCTGGGTTTGAAGTTCTAACTGCAAAGGCATTTTACCGGCTGCATGGGTAGCGCAGGAAAGGCATGGATCAAAAGCACGTATAATCACTTCGATTAGATTCAGTAGTTCAGGCGTGAGCTTTTTTCCGTTCAGGTGCTGCGAGGCTACCTTGCGAATGCCTTCATTCATGGCCTGATTGTTGTTAGTGGTTGATACGATTAAATTGGCCATGATCACTTGGTCGTTATCATCTATCTTGTAATGATGGATCAGAGTGCCCCTCGGTGCCTCAATGATGCCGATCCCCTCGTGCCGTTTGGTTCCTGTCGCCAGTAAATCATGTGACAGCAATCTCGGGTCATCCAGCATTCGCTCAATCGCTTCGGCACAATGTAGGGCTTCTATCATTCGAGACCAATGAAATGCCAGCGGTGAGTGAACGGGCGCTTTAAAATAGGATAAGTATTCCTGCCTGGCGGCTTCGGCCTTGGGTGTGTCGATAAAGCTACAAGTATTTAAGCGTGCCAGAGGGCCAACGCGATACCATCCCTCTTCAGGAGTATGCCCTGTTAAAAATGGAAACTTCATGTAGCTCCAAGACTTAACCTGTTCCTGAATGAGCGTGTGATATTGGTCGCATGGGTGTCGGCGCATGAGTGAGCCATTGGCGTCTATGACTTTGATGTCACCATCATAAAGCTCTAATTGATCTTGCGGGCCTACCAGGCTCAGAAATGGGGATTGATACAGGCCAAACTGATGATGAAAGTCGCGATTGCTTAGGAATAGCGTTTTTACCAGCTCAACTGTTTCGGAACACCAGTTAATAATATTGGTAGATTGTTGCTTGAAAGGGGTTATTTTGTCTCGTGTCAAAGGGGCATTCATTCCACCGGCTACAGCCGCGATGCCGTGGATGCGTTTTCCTGAAATGGCTTCGATCACTTGCTGTCCGAACTTGCGGATTTGTACACCATGCAGAGCCAATGTTTTATGTTGTTGAATAACTGCAATAATATTACGTTTCGCAACGTCGCTATCGAATCCAAATAAGAGATCCGGGGATGCTAAGTGGAAGAAATGCAAGGCATGGGATTGCAAAACCTGGGCAAAATGCATCAAGCGACGTAAAGCCAATGCAGGCTCCGTTATCTGTGATACCCCGACGATTTGATCGATAGCTTTTGCAGCTGCTAAGTGATGGCTCACAGGGCAGATTCCGCACAGGCGCTGAACTACTAACGGCAATTCCCAATAGGGACGACCCTGTATAAACTTCTCAAAGCCACGAAACTCAACGATGTGCAGGCGAGCTTCAGTGATGCGATCATCATCGTCGACTAGAAGGGTAACTTTGCCGTGACCTTCTACTCGGCTTACTGGATCGATGGCAACACGGCGAGTCATCAGTCGAATCTCCTGTTGTGATAGTCCAGAACGGGTTCCCGCTTTTCGATGATGGCATTGATTAACTCTAGAAAAGCCTGCGGAGGCGGTGGGCAACCCGGCAAGATATAGTCGATCCTAACCTCTGACTGTAGAGGAATGACTTTGCTAAGCAGCTTTGGTAGCTCTGCATCGGATGGGATTTGTGCATCGATGACACCGAGGCCATTGAGGTATGATTCTTCCAGGCATTCATCCACAGTAAAGTGATTGCGCATGGCCGGCACGCCACCGTTAATTGCGCAGGCGCCCACAGCAACCAGTAGGGTGCAGTGCTGACGAAACTGATGTAGAACTTCTTTGTTTTCTTCGTTGCACAACCCGCCTTCGATCAGACCGATGTCACAGGTTCCAATAGACTTGATATCAGTCAGTGGAGAGCGATCGAATTCAATTTTTTCTATAAGTGGGATGATGGCTTCATCCATATCCAGAAACGACATATGACAACCGAAGCACCCTGCCAGTGAGCAGGTGGCGACTCTTACCTTCGGCTTATTCATTGGTATGGCCTTTGTTGGCGCTAGTGGAATCGTCCATGCGATGATTGCCTACCTTATGTATAGGGGCATTGTCGTATAGGCGGTTGCCGATGGTTTGCATATAGTTTCCTTGTTTGGGCAGAATGCACCCTACTGGACAGATGTGAGCAGCATGATCATTTACTGACGCTGCTGTGTCAGCCAGATTGCCGCTATTGCTGCGAAAGATAAGATGAGTTTGCTCCCCTCGTCCTGAAAGACCATACACATTTTTGTTATCACTTGAGCAGGAAGCTCGACCGCATAAATCACATAAAATACAGCGATCCCGGTCGATGAATAATTCTGGATGACTGCCATCCTGTGCTCTTACAGCTGAAAATGGTGCGTAATGATAGTGGGTCATGCCTAAATCATAAGCCAAAGCTTGAAGCTGGCAGTTCCCGCTGACTTCACAACTGGGGCAAAAATGATTGCCTTCGGCAAACAGAAGCTGTATCAGCCGAAGGCGTGCTTGCTGGAGCTCTGGAATGTTGCTGTGAACCTCTTGCCGATCTTCGGCAGGTTGGGTGCATGAGGACACTGTTTTTCCGTTAACATCTACAATACAGAGTCTGCAGCTACCATGGGGAGCAAGATCAGGGTGAAAGCACAGATGGGGAATGTATGCTCCTGCGGCAGTGGCGGCTTGCATGATGGTCTGCCCTTTATGAAAGGGGATTTCTACGCCATCCAGCAGAAAGTTTAATTCATCGGTCATGGTCGTTGGCCCATCTCAACATGCTTGCAACCGGTTGTCCGGCAGTTTTTCCGAGCCCACAGTGACTGCTCTTGTTCATCAGCTCTGTCAGCTCCAGTAAATCTTTGGACGTTTGCTGTCTGTTTTCTGGTAGTTTGGTGTAGCGTTCTAACAGATGGGTTAAGGCCACCGTACCCGCTCTGCAAGGTGTGCAAAATCCGCAACTTTCATGTCGAAAGAAATTAGAAAAATTCTGGGTGATGCTCATAACGGATCGACTTGTGTCAAAAATCATAATCGCGCCGCCATGACCCGGCCCCTCGAAATCCAGCGTTGTGTCAAATTGGTCAGGAAACAGTAGCTGACCTGATGGCCCACCAACCTGTACACACTGAGTTGCTTTTGCTCCACACAAGCTCAGTAGTTTAGAAAGCGGCGTACCCTGGGGCAGCTCATAAAGCCCAGGTTGTTCGCAGTCACCTGACACGCTGTGTAATCTGCTGCCTTTCGATTTTTCTGTGCCCATACTGTGAAATGCGGAGCTGCCTTCTTGAAAAATATAAGTAACTGAAGCAAAAGTCTCGACGTTATTCACCACGGTTGGTTTGCCGAATAATCCTTTCTCTCCGGGGTAGGGCGGCTTGCTGGTTGGGATGCCGCGCTTACCTTGCAAGGATTCGATCAAGGCAGACTCTTCACCACAAATGTAGGCTCCTGCCCCCAAGTGCAGCTCGATTTCAAATAAATCGTTCAATATGCCGATCTGCTTAGCATGTTGTAACTCTTGTTGAATGGCTTGATACAGGTAGAGATATTCACCTCGCAGATAGATATACCCTTTCCTCGCACCCACTGCGCGGGCAGCAATTGCCATACCTTCTATAACCCGATCCATCTGTTTGGTGAGATAAAACCGATCCTTGAAGGTACCGGGTTCGCCTTCGTCGGCATTGCAGACAATGTATTTGATGGGTTCAGGCTGCTGTTCACACCAATGCCATTTGAATGCAGTGGGAAAGCCTGCACCTCCCAGGCCGCGCAGCCCTGCATCTCCAACCTGTTGAATAATCTGTTCGCGAGTTAATCCCTGAGCGTTCTTAATGCCAAGGCCGGGGATGTACTGGTAGCGGGTTAAGGGGCCACTATGGCGGACGACGTTGTTGATCCCAAACCAGGATTCTGGCCAGCATTCCAATGGTGTTTTGCTGCGAATCAAATTACAGAAGTCGTGGACGTTGTTCATGTCAAGACGAGTGACCGGAAAACCGTTTACCAACACAGGCAGCGGATGATCGCTAAGACCAATGCACGAGGTGGTTTCAATGATGCAGTCGGTACCGCAGAGCTCTGCTTGAACGCGCTCATGCAGTTCATCTAAACCAGCATGCTGTTCAATGATGTTGTTGGCGAAGCGTAAATGAAAAGCCGGTGGCGGGGTGTCTACCAGAAAGCTATAGAATGACAAAAGGCTGCGGATGTCTGCTATATGGGTTCCGGTTTTGCGCACGAGCCATTCTTGCGCTTGCGGGGGGATGTACCCAAAGAAAGCTTGCAGTACGATTAACGTCTGAAGTATTCGTTGTGGCGAGAACGGAGCCGAATGAGACTGCAATAGAACCCGTTCAGCCGACTCGGTGCTCCATGCGGTGTATGTGCTTCGACGTGAGAACCACTCTGTGGCGGAGTTTTCCAATGCCTTCGGCCTCTGAACAGATGTTATTGCTAGAGTAGCAAGACCCTAAGCAGATATGAAGCGCTGCTGCGTGAAGAGTGTGTTACAGGTGCAACTTTAGGTCATCATGTGTTTGATACAGTATTGCGCAGCACCTACCAGGGGAATGTCAGTATTCTTACACAAGGCAACCGGTACAGCTCTTAGCCGATCAACGTACTCGTTTTTACGGTGAATGTAGTCGATGTTGCCTTGCAGGCTGAAAAAAGATTCCAGTTTGGGAGGGATGCCCCCCGCAACGATTACTCCGCCCCATGCTAAATACTGTAGGACAAGATTCCCACATTCGGCGTAGATCGCCTGGGTGAATAGTTGTATTGCCTGCCCGCAGTGACTGTCGGGGTTGGATAAGGCATTATCACTCATTGCCTGGTTGTTTGGGGCGGCTTCGTTTGGGAACATTGCCTGATACAGTTGCCCGAGGCCTGAGCCTGAAAACCAGTTTTCCCAGCTGGGTGGAAAATTATGTTGTTGCCAATGTTGGTGCAGCAAATCGGCACTCAATTTATTGAATGGAGCTATGGATTTATGACCTCCTTCGGTGGCTTTTATGCAGTAACCACCTTCATGAGGCACGATACAGGCTTGTCCGAGGCCAGTTCCTGGGCTGATGACCACTACCGGCTGGTCAAAATTCAACCTTTTTCTGCGTAGAAGGGTCAGCTGGTTTTGCACCGAAGTGGACGTCATTCCCCATGCTGTAGCTTGCAGGTCGTTTAGTAATACAATACTTCGTAGATTAAACCGATCACGGAGTGCCTCACCGTCTATTAGCCAGGGTAGATTGGTCATTTGGCAGCGAATACCGCCATCAACCGGGCCCGCTACCGCAAGTACAGCGTAGTGCGGCGTTTCCGTTTCAGGTGCCAAAAACTCATCTATAACGCCCTCGATATCGCGGTACTCGTTATTTAATACCTTGCACTTGCGAACCAATACGCCAGAATGATTCATCAGAGCAAGTTGGGTTTTCGTGCCACCAATATCAGCCAGCAGGGTGATCATGCTTTTTGCTTGCTCCTGTAAACACTTAAGCGCAGTTAGCTCATATGACATGCATCGAATCTTGCATGATGTGATGCAGCTTGATTGACGTCATACGCTTTGTAATGATTGTTTGGTTTAATTCCAGTTTGCCATAATACTGTTCTCAAATCTGCCAGGATTCGCATTATGCCCGGAACTCTCTATAGCATCGAAGTACAGCCAAAAATCCCCCAGGCTCTGCAGCGGCTGGAGGAGCTTGCTAACAATTTGAT containing:
- a CDS encoding hybrid sensor histidine kinase/response regulator, with product MFLVTPVHGDTDAPSHPVASIPLKVDGYDLAPYLLFWHDKNGRASFEEAFDHFNRGGFKLLPDGVPNLGFRKGSVWFYLGLNNPYVYKRMLLLEVDYAVLDQVEMYCSGPEQGPIYYPSGDHVQYDSRPLKVRNFVFPLPIEAFQSLDCLIRVRSNTNILLPLRAYDNLSYIEHTHVMERFLGTMYGVALAFLFYNIIQYVLTKKIVFAYFSAHVLGGMAYMSFMDGTLAPFWIALEMQDVGTVLAICIGVGSALLFSSEFLELKGSRTAYRRVGQALVYGTFGLFILTLFAPMRLMHILISAYTLAICSYLLVIGVQRWLEGYAPAKVYLLGFGMVFILVIWIVLNIFFLKSDVRWITYGVSTVWMVELVVLSVAISIRIKSMELERVDMSEKMRLIKDESHTKTEFLAKVSHEIRTPMSGMLGLMELLDTTPLNKDQRRYISAIQNAGKGLLEVINDMLDFSRMEAGKMELNSDLFQLQDLLSDACSIYEFDARQKGIELACMIAPGTPLNLIGDSVRIRQILLNTLSNALKYTKKGFVHINVHLTDQIHNDKLVLRFEVEDSGMGIAAEDQNKLFQSYSQLNSDKFSSRVSSGLGLVISQQFVQLMGGQMGVKSELGAGACFWFDIPLGMPDAVEIAEKSIVLELFDGVVLEPDLGLNQAPMNRQQPVGQISKASRVLLVEDNEINQSVLIEFLAKMGIQPEVADNGRAAVEFVQQEQQFDLILMDCEMPVMDGYEAASRIIRWQKSRNVQHTPIIALSAHALQKHRDMALEVGMVDYLTKPISYEQLHVKLARYLELEAS
- a CDS encoding bifunctional diguanylate cyclase/phosphodiesterase, with translation MTDHTSDHSKRFISLKWRALALTSALLVIVFTIFMMASRYSSQLQLRELGKDRTHRYVEQLEALLERQVLRMQSISGVLVQFEGVESAIRAGQSDAIIKRIQPFWSRLQDESSINSVVIFSPSDDVLLWQGDPRIPPDMVEKFRSDWKSRSALSCFDTCEVYTVVPLELEGWGKGMVVFGAYMDQVIQRLHALSKADISLAVRRNQGAVDKANNLSGWGSDVVYATNQSGSLGMLQQLARQHSRAEVFNGILVQQKNRFFEVVLRPLRGAVFPRQGELYIVSDVTAEMMQHQNLQRNGLVFGVVGLIFAELVLLTTLWGPLNRLRAMASVLPMLATQKFTHIRQELTALHRDIPFSDESDVLNSSAMRLSHLLEELQSELHSRAEELEKKTVDLEAEKHFVQGILDTAHALILTQDRTGTIAMVNHHCSWITGYDTGELVGKSFFWLLPQSEQLPDLQFQINELANGFRNELHHESAVVRKDGTTMHMAWYHSLLPNSKEGHQILSIALDISERKEAEERLGWLASHDTLTGLFNRRRFGEELQKSISHAKRYDRSGAILFFDLDQFKDVNDTSGHKVGDDLLRRVSERLRIEARDSDLIFRLGGDEFAMLVREVDMEGAAKVAARLCDALNGVEVMGSNRVHRVSSSIGVALFPDHGEYVDDLVANADIAMYQAKASGRNGWHIYSPEEQDRERTHERVYWNEKVKEALSTDSLNVAFQPIQNIAEQRLSHFEALLRVSDEEGKPLPTFKFIQSAETSGLIQEVDLRIVDKVLEYKQKLERQGIAAVFAINLSGISFRNPNLYDEISRKLKHYNVNTEEIIFEITETSAVEDAVSTAEKMRDIKKLGCKFALDDFGVGFSSLYHIKQLPIDLVKIDGSFIRHLVTEAEDRALVKAVVEVAKVFGLVTVAEFVENQEILDILKELGVDYAQGYHISKPEPFDSVWGDQFQSDEETISSE
- a CDS encoding Ni/Fe hydrogenase subunit alpha, encoding MTRRVAIDPVSRVEGHGKVTLLVDDDDRITEARLHIVEFRGFEKFIQGRPYWELPLVVQRLCGICPVSHHLAAAKAIDQIVGVSQITEPALALRRLMHFAQVLQSHALHFFHLASPDLLFGFDSDVAKRNIIAVIQQHKTLALHGVQIRKFGQQVIEAISGKRIHGIAAVAGGMNAPLTRDKITPFKQQSTNIINWCSETVELVKTLFLSNRDFHHQFGLYQSPFLSLVGPQDQLELYDGDIKVIDANGSLMRRHPCDQYHTLIQEQVKSWSYMKFPFLTGHTPEEGWYRVGPLARLNTCSFIDTPKAEAARQEYLSYFKAPVHSPLAFHWSRMIEALHCAEAIERMLDDPRLLSHDLLATGTKRHEGIGIIEAPRGTLIHHYKIDDNDQVIMANLIVSTTNNNQAMNEGIRKVASQHLNGKKLTPELLNLIEVIIRAFDPCLSCATHAAGKMPLQLELQTQTGSTIDRLQRNSDGSIHHAD
- a CDS encoding NADH-quinone oxidoreductase subunit B family protein, encoding MNKPKVRVATCSLAGCFGCHMSFLDMDEAIIPLIEKIEFDRSPLTDIKSIGTCDIGLIEGGLCNEENKEVLHQFRQHCTLLVAVGACAINGGVPAMRNHFTVDECLEESYLNGLGVIDAQIPSDAELPKLLSKVIPLQSEVRIDYILPGCPPPPQAFLELINAIIEKREPVLDYHNRRFD
- a CDS encoding homospermidine synthase, with translation MLISIFCFGNPSRGDDAAGEHIHQWLGQIISNDSLTNKDISIRLVVDFQLEPEHIFDLDGADLGIFIDCHLATKEAFLWQPVDVGQQLMITSHSVTTESLLYLYGNTLNKAPPPCYLLGIAGSQFGLGDPISPTTKNNLDAAKEFLLEKLSSNHALQALVYDRLQAIRPANV
- a CDS encoding AraC family transcriptional regulator codes for the protein MKERMVPAAIIPAIMDLAIKNRLNIESILTRADVGLAVERDSGTYVSISQQLRIFNAAYDVMDNPAFGLLLGESIQYHSLDLVGQLIATSQNVQEALDELFQFKDLITPFTTFSLEIKGQDAVLVYSVDSTMVRENLPVHHDVVASSVVSIANAIIAEGVRLKRVCFIHDKPEYLDHYHRIFGDCVEFGSVRNEVVFDRAQLQEPLLTSYPDYHDGVKTLAKEKLRSIESRESLAAKVNYYIARNIGVASTSLEDVASHFNVTPRTMQRKLKQENTSFVAIRDACRHDRALRDLADPSIDVDALAELLGFSDTSNFYHAFKRWQGVSPGAYRKQALAERGLN